TCGGTGCCCTCGCCCTCATCACCCCCGCCATCGCGGCCCCGAAGGCTGCCTCCAACGTCGCCAAGATGGACGACGAGGGCGGCGCCGAGGGCGGCGAGAAGAAGGGCAAGAAGAAGGCGAAGAAGGAGAAGGCTGAGAAGGGCGCCAAGAAGGGCGGCAAGAAGGCCAAGGGCGACGCTCCGGCCGAGTAAGCGCTTCTTCGTGTCTGAGATCGCGTCGGCGCCCGTGGCCGACGCCCACAGAGGGTGGCTTCGGCCGCCCTCTGTTTTTTTTTGCGCGGTCGCGTCTCCATCGTCACGCTTGACCGCGTCGCGTCGCACCACGTAGATAGGACGTCCTGGTTCGCGCACCCGAGGCATACCGACCCGCGTGATCGATCCCAAGCGCTTCGTGCTGATCGTGGGCTTCACGATCCTCGTGCTGCTGGCGCTGGGGGTCGTCGAGCTCTGGCTGCACCGGCGGCGCCTCCGCCGCATCCGGCTGCGCATCCACGTCAACGGCACGCGCGGGAAGTCGAGCGTGACCCGCCTCATCGCGGCCGGGCTGCGCGCGGGGGGAATCCGCACCTGCGCCAAGACCACGGGCACCCTGCCGCGCATGATCATGCCCGACGGCCACGAGTACCCCGTCTTCCGCCCTGCGGGGGCGAACATCCTCGAACAGCGCCGCATCGTGGCGGCGGCGGTGGCCAACGAGTGCGAGGCGCTGGTGGTCGAGTGCATGGCCCTCCGCCCGCGCCTGCAGTGGCTCAGCGAGTGGAAGCTCATCCGGGCCACCCACGCGGTGATCACCAACGCGCGCGCCGATCACCTCGACGTGATGGGCCCGGACGAGCTCGGCGTGGCGCTGGCCCTCGCCGGCATGATCCCCGTCGAGGGGACGCTCTTCACCGCGGAACGCCGCCTGGCCGACGTCTTTCAGCGCTGCGCCGCGGACCGCAAGAGCGCCTGCGTCACCCTCACCGAGCAGCAGGTCCAGTCCGTGACCTCCGAGGAGCTTGCCCGCTTCCCGTACATCGAGCACGCCGAGAACCTGGCGCTCGCGCTCGCCGTCTGCGCCGCGGTCGGCGTCCCGCGGGAGCAGGCCCTCGAGGGGATGTGGGCCGCGCAGCCCGACCCGGGGGTGATGGCGCACTACGAGGTCCAGTTCTTCGGCCGCACGATCCACTTCGTGAACGGCTTCGCCGCCAACGACCCCGAGTCGACCGAGCGTGTCTGGCGCATCGCCCTCGCGCGCTACCCGGAGGTCACCACGCGGATCGCCGTCTTCAACTGCCGCG
This sequence is a window from Deltaproteobacteria bacterium. Protein-coding genes within it:
- the pgsB gene encoding poly-gamma-glutamate synthase PgsB, with product MVGFTILVLLALGVVELWLHRRRLRRIRLRIHVNGTRGKSSVTRLIAAGLRAGGIRTCAKTTGTLPRMIMPDGHEYPVFRPAGANILEQRRIVAAAVANECEALVVECMALRPRLQWLSEWKLIRATHAVITNARADHLDVMGPDELGVALALAGMIPVEGTLFTAERRLADVFQRCAADRKSACVTLTEQQVQSVTSEELARFPYIEHAENLALALAVCAAVGVPREQALEGMWAAQPDPGVMAHYEVQFFGRTIHFVNGFAANDPESTERVWRIALARYPEVTTRIAVFNCRADRPDRSLQLGSAYVGWPQADQVVLIGSGTYLFGRAAATEGLEVSRLVFADDHTVEQIFEDIVEVAGSSALVVGMGNIGGLGLPLVRHFRNRSVVEAAA